A single window of Priestia filamentosa DNA harbors:
- the pyrE gene encoding orotate phosphoribosyltransferase: protein MKKKIAQHLLTIEAVCLQPNDPFTWASGIKSPIYCDNRLTLSYPEVRQDIAQGLASLIRENFKEVDVIAGTATAGIPHAAFVSDVLSLPMCYVRSKAKEHGRGNQIEGRVTKGDKVVVVEDLISTGGSVLKVVKALEEQGCEVLGVVSIFTYELSKAEEAFKEANVTLKSLSNYSTLIGVAREKGSITETDLEKLKEWKKDPSSTEWLSLV from the coding sequence ATGAAAAAGAAAATTGCACAACATTTATTAACAATTGAAGCTGTATGTCTACAACCTAACGACCCATTTACATGGGCATCAGGGATTAAGTCACCGATTTACTGCGACAACCGCCTCACTCTTTCATATCCTGAAGTGCGTCAGGATATTGCGCAAGGGCTTGCAAGTCTCATTCGAGAAAATTTCAAAGAAGTAGACGTTATTGCAGGTACGGCAACAGCAGGCATTCCACATGCAGCATTTGTTAGCGATGTGCTTAGCCTACCAATGTGCTATGTTCGTAGCAAAGCAAAAGAACACGGCCGTGGGAATCAAATTGAAGGACGAGTGACAAAAGGAGATAAAGTTGTTGTTGTAGAAGATTTAATTTCAACAGGTGGAAGCGTACTGAAAGTTGTGAAAGCATTAGAAGAGCAAGGCTGTGAAGTACTTGGAGTTGTTTCTATCTTCACTTACGAGCTTTCAAAAGCAGAAGAAGCTTTCAAAGAAGCGAACGTTACGTTAAAATCACTTTCTAACTATTCTACGCTAATCGGAGTAGCACGTGAAAAAGGTAGTATCACAGAAACGGATTTAGAAAAACTGAAAGAGTGGAAGAAAGATCCTTCTTCAACAGAATGGCTTTCGCTTGTATAA
- a CDS encoding Rqc2 family fibronectin-binding protein, with protein sequence MSFDGMFTYAMKEELVEKLQSGRITKVYQPFTNELILGVRAGGTNYKLLLSAHPSYARVHLTNESYENPSTPPMFCMLLRKHLEGGIIDSIEQIELDRILKIEVRGRDELGDVTHKALYIEIMNRHSNIILVDHKKETIIDSIKHLSPSVNSHRTVLPGHSYVFPPAQNKENPFQADEETVLRKVDFNSGKLDGQLVSTFEGVSPLLAREIIHTSGLANRTTVPKAFVELMAKIKEKEFTPQIIRNEGKEAFYMIPLTHIEGEVSTFSLLSEALDRFYYGKAERDRVKQQAHDLLQFMNTEKKKNEKKIKKLKTTLDDAEKAKKFQLYGELLTSNLFAIKQGDGKAEVINYYDENAGTVTIELDPQKTPSQNAQHYFHRYQKAKNSVTVVQEQIQKATEEIQYFETLIQQMESATHRDIAEIRQELTEEGYLKKKKETKVSKKQKNQTPQLEAYESSDGYSILVGKNNKQNDYLTNRVAGRDELWFHTKDIPGSHVVIRDTNPSEEAIREAAHLAAYFSKAKQSSSVPVDYTKVRHVKKPSGSKPGFVIYEQQQTVFVTPSEELVLKLRK encoded by the coding sequence ATGTCATTTGACGGAATGTTTACATATGCAATGAAAGAAGAATTAGTAGAGAAGTTACAAAGCGGCCGCATAACAAAAGTGTATCAGCCTTTTACAAATGAGCTCATTCTTGGCGTACGTGCGGGAGGAACGAACTATAAACTTCTTCTCTCTGCGCACCCAAGCTACGCGCGCGTTCACTTAACAAATGAAAGTTATGAAAACCCAAGTACGCCACCGATGTTTTGCATGTTGCTTCGCAAACATTTAGAAGGCGGTATTATTGATTCTATTGAACAAATTGAGCTTGATCGCATTTTAAAAATTGAAGTGCGAGGCCGTGACGAACTTGGTGATGTTACGCATAAAGCTCTTTATATTGAAATTATGAACCGCCATAGTAACATTATTTTAGTTGATCATAAAAAAGAGACGATTATTGACAGCATTAAGCACCTTTCACCATCTGTGAACAGCCATCGTACTGTTCTACCTGGTCATTCTTACGTTTTTCCACCTGCTCAAAATAAGGAAAATCCATTCCAAGCAGACGAGGAAACAGTGTTACGAAAAGTGGACTTCAACAGCGGTAAACTAGACGGTCAGCTTGTTAGTACATTTGAAGGAGTTTCGCCTCTTTTAGCGAGAGAAATTATTCACACATCTGGTCTTGCTAATCGCACAACAGTACCGAAAGCTTTTGTTGAGCTTATGGCTAAGATTAAAGAGAAAGAGTTCACTCCGCAGATTATTAGAAATGAAGGAAAAGAAGCGTTTTATATGATTCCTCTTACACATATAGAAGGTGAAGTTTCTACCTTTTCTTTGTTAAGTGAAGCGCTTGACCGTTTTTACTATGGAAAAGCAGAACGAGATCGTGTAAAGCAGCAAGCACATGACCTCCTGCAATTTATGAACACAGAGAAAAAGAAAAATGAAAAGAAAATCAAAAAGCTCAAAACAACGCTTGATGATGCTGAAAAAGCGAAGAAGTTTCAATTGTACGGCGAACTTCTAACATCAAACCTTTTTGCGATTAAGCAAGGAGATGGGAAAGCAGAAGTTATCAACTACTATGATGAAAATGCGGGCACAGTGACAATTGAGCTTGATCCGCAAAAGACGCCATCTCAAAATGCACAGCATTATTTCCATCGCTATCAAAAAGCGAAAAACTCGGTTACTGTTGTACAGGAACAAATTCAAAAAGCAACAGAAGAAATTCAATACTTTGAAACGCTGATTCAACAAATGGAATCTGCCACACATAGAGATATTGCTGAAATTCGACAGGAGCTAACAGAGGAAGGCTATTTGAAGAAAAAGAAAGAAACGAAAGTGTCTAAAAAACAAAAGAATCAGACACCGCAGCTTGAAGCATACGAATCAAGCGACGGGTATTCCATTCTCGTCGGCAAAAATAATAAACAAAATGACTATTTAACAAATCGAGTAGCAGGACGAGATGAGCTTTGGTTTCATACGAAAGATATTCCAGGCTCGCACGTTGTGATTCGCGATACAAATCCTTCAGAAGAAGCGATTAGAGAAGCTGCCCATTTAGCAGCATATTTTAGCAAAGCAAAACAATCAAGTTCTGTTCCTGTTGATTATACAAAAGTTCGACATGTTAAAAAGCCTAGTGGTTCGAAACCAGGGTTTGTGATTTATGAGCAGCAGCAAACTGTGTTTGTGACGCCAAGCGAAGAACTTGTTTTAAAACTAAGAAAATAA
- a CDS encoding calcium-translocating P-type ATPase, SERCA-type, with product MKWHEMSENTVLHTAQTNREKGLDEKEAKGRIREHGYNELKEASKPSALLVFLAQFKDFMVLVLLGATLVSGFLGEYIDAIAIIAIVLINGVLGFFQERKAEKSLDALKELSAPKVNVLRNEKWSKVPSKELVRGDIIKFSTGDRIGADIRIIEAKALEIEESALTGESVPAVKETNPLHDENLPLGDQTNMAFMGTLVTRGSGIGVVVGTGMNTAMGQIADLLQNAETVTTPLQRKLAQLGKILIIIALILTALVVFVGVLQGHDVYSMFLAGVSLAVAAIPEGLPAIVTVALSLGVQRMIRKKAIVRKLPAVETLGCASVICSDKTGTLTQNKMTVTNVWAGGTTWGVTGTGYAPEGKFRLDDRDVNPQKSRELSQVLLFGLLCNNTNILQRKKEYVLDGDPTEAALVVAARKAGLEREEMLKQFTIVEEFPFDSTRKMMSVIIQDKEGKRYVVTKGAPDVLLTTSSQILWKERLESLSVSRYNEVHKAVEDLAARALRTIAIAYKPLSNHNKLTEKEAESNLTFLGLQGMIDPPRTEVKEAVKECKEAGIKTVMITGDHVITAQAIAKELGILTKNGKVLQGTDITSMSKEELEEIVEDVDVYARVSPEHKLKIVKALQAKGHVVAMTGDGVNDAPAIKSADIGIAMGITGTDVAKEASSLVLLDDNFATIKSAIKEGRNIYENIRKFVRYLLASNVGEILVMLFAMLLALPLPLVPIQILWVNLVTDGLPAMALGLDKPEDDVMKRGPRHPKEGIFSRGLGWKVISRGFLIGIATLLAFIIVYDEQTGNLAYAQTVAFATLVLAQLIHVFDCRSEKSIFDRNPFGNMYLIGAVLSSILLMAIVIYVEPLQAIFHTVPIIGRDWLLIIAMASIPTFLLAGSFLTRKKK from the coding sequence ATGAAGTGGCATGAAATGAGTGAGAATACTGTCCTGCACACAGCACAAACAAACAGAGAAAAAGGACTAGATGAAAAAGAAGCAAAAGGTCGAATAAGAGAACACGGCTACAATGAGTTAAAAGAAGCGTCCAAACCGTCTGCATTGCTTGTGTTTCTTGCTCAGTTTAAAGATTTTATGGTCCTTGTTTTACTAGGAGCAACTCTTGTTTCAGGTTTCTTAGGTGAATATATTGATGCTATCGCTATTATTGCCATCGTTTTGATTAACGGTGTCTTAGGTTTCTTTCAAGAACGTAAAGCCGAAAAGTCACTTGATGCTTTAAAAGAACTTTCAGCACCAAAAGTAAATGTGTTACGAAATGAAAAATGGAGTAAAGTGCCCTCAAAAGAACTTGTGAGAGGAGATATCATTAAATTTTCGACAGGAGATAGAATAGGAGCTGATATACGAATTATTGAAGCGAAAGCACTTGAGATTGAAGAATCTGCTTTAACAGGAGAGTCTGTTCCTGCTGTAAAGGAGACGAACCCGCTTCATGATGAAAATCTTCCCCTTGGTGATCAAACAAACATGGCCTTTATGGGAACGCTTGTGACAAGAGGGAGTGGGATCGGCGTTGTTGTTGGAACTGGAATGAATACTGCAATGGGACAAATTGCAGATCTTCTTCAAAATGCTGAAACAGTAACAACTCCGCTGCAGCGAAAGCTTGCACAGCTTGGAAAAATTTTAATTATCATTGCGCTTATTTTAACAGCGCTTGTTGTATTTGTTGGTGTATTGCAAGGTCATGACGTATACAGCATGTTTTTAGCTGGTGTAAGCTTAGCTGTTGCAGCCATTCCAGAGGGATTACCTGCTATTGTAACCGTTGCGCTATCGCTCGGTGTACAGCGAATGATTAGAAAAAAAGCAATTGTTCGTAAACTTCCAGCAGTGGAAACGCTAGGGTGCGCCTCAGTTATCTGTTCAGACAAAACAGGGACGCTTACGCAAAATAAAATGACGGTAACTAATGTTTGGGCAGGAGGAACAACATGGGGAGTCACAGGGACAGGATATGCACCAGAGGGGAAATTCAGGCTTGATGATCGCGATGTGAATCCTCAAAAATCAAGAGAGCTTTCTCAAGTTCTTCTTTTCGGATTGTTGTGTAACAACACAAACATTTTGCAGAGGAAAAAAGAGTATGTTCTTGATGGAGATCCAACTGAGGCAGCTCTTGTTGTAGCAGCTCGAAAAGCTGGATTAGAAAGAGAAGAGATGCTAAAGCAGTTTACAATTGTAGAAGAATTCCCATTTGATTCAACTCGTAAAATGATGAGCGTTATTATTCAAGACAAAGAAGGCAAGCGCTATGTTGTTACAAAAGGGGCTCCTGATGTTTTATTAACAACAAGCTCTCAAATATTATGGAAAGAACGTCTTGAATCGCTTTCTGTTTCTCGCTACAACGAAGTACACAAAGCTGTTGAAGATTTAGCAGCGCGAGCTCTTCGTACAATTGCAATTGCTTATAAGCCACTTTCAAATCATAATAAACTAACCGAAAAAGAAGCGGAATCAAATCTTACCTTTCTTGGCTTGCAAGGAATGATTGATCCCCCTCGCACAGAAGTAAAAGAAGCTGTGAAAGAATGTAAAGAAGCAGGGATTAAAACAGTGATGATTACAGGTGATCATGTTATTACAGCTCAAGCAATTGCAAAAGAGCTTGGTATTTTAACAAAAAACGGAAAAGTTCTTCAAGGAACAGACATTACGTCAATGTCAAAAGAAGAACTTGAAGAGATTGTAGAAGATGTGGACGTCTATGCTCGTGTCTCTCCAGAGCATAAGCTGAAAATCGTAAAAGCATTGCAAGCAAAAGGGCATGTTGTCGCAATGACAGGAGACGGAGTGAACGATGCTCCTGCCATTAAATCAGCGGACATCGGGATTGCTATGGGAATTACGGGAACAGACGTCGCCAAAGAAGCGTCATCTCTTGTTCTTCTTGATGATAACTTTGCCACAATTAAGTCGGCTATTAAAGAGGGGCGTAACATCTATGAAAATATCCGGAAATTTGTACGCTATCTGCTTGCTTCGAACGTTGGCGAAATTCTAGTTATGCTCTTTGCAATGCTTTTAGCGCTTCCACTTCCGCTCGTTCCGATTCAAATTTTATGGGTAAACCTTGTGACAGACGGACTTCCAGCAATGGCCCTTGGACTTGATAAACCAGAAGATGATGTGATGAAAAGAGGACCAAGACATCCAAAAGAAGGGATATTTTCTAGAGGCCTTGGATGGAAAGTAATCAGTCGAGGGTTTTTAATCGGAATTGCGACACTATTAGCGTTTATTATTGTATACGACGAGCAAACAGGGAACTTGGCTTACGCTCAAACAGTTGCTTTTGCAACGCTCGTGCTTGCTCAGCTTATTCATGTCTTTGATTGCCGAAGCGAGAAATCTATTTTTGATCGAAATCCATTCGGAAACATGTACCTTATCGGAGCAGTATTATCTTCTATTCTGCTTATGGCAATTGTAATTTATGTTGAACCGCTTCAAGCGATTTTCCACACGGTGCCAATCATTGGACGCGATTGGTTGCTCATCATCGCAATGGCGAGCATCCCAACATTCTTACTTGCAGGCTCATTTTTAACAAGGAAGAAGAAGTAA
- a CDS encoding YicC/YloC family endoribonuclease produces MVVSMTGFGRGKAESEKNAVTVEMKSVNHRFCEVMVRMPRQLVDVEDKLKKIVGESIKRGRIEVFVTVSGERSSTKSLQTDYSLLQQYVEALKTIEKEQNLPPQSLSFQDILGMEGVFTTHDEEGDNAEVKELVQEAARRAVSELYKMRQNEGERLKEDLMNRICQIEKSCEEIAKLAPTVSEQYRERIQKKLQEHLGDSFDEQRVLTEVAMFAEKADISEEITRINSHIREFKETLESGTQMGRKLDFLVQELNREGNTIGAKAHSSSIASLVIDIKTNLERIKEQVQNIE; encoded by the coding sequence ATGGTAGTTAGTATGACTGGTTTCGGGAGAGGAAAAGCCGAAAGTGAAAAAAATGCGGTAACAGTTGAGATGAAGTCTGTTAACCACCGATTTTGTGAAGTGATGGTTCGTATGCCAAGACAGCTTGTTGATGTTGAAGACAAGCTTAAGAAAATTGTTGGCGAATCTATTAAAAGAGGAAGAATTGAAGTATTTGTCACGGTCTCTGGAGAGCGTTCGAGTACAAAAAGTCTTCAAACTGATTATTCACTTCTTCAACAATACGTTGAAGCGTTAAAAACGATTGAGAAAGAGCAAAATTTACCTCCTCAATCTCTTTCATTTCAAGACATCTTAGGAATGGAAGGTGTTTTCACAACGCATGATGAAGAAGGAGACAATGCAGAAGTTAAAGAACTTGTACAAGAGGCGGCAAGAAGAGCGGTTTCAGAACTTTATAAAATGCGTCAAAATGAAGGAGAACGGCTAAAAGAAGATTTGATGAACCGTATTTGTCAAATTGAAAAGAGCTGCGAGGAAATCGCGAAGCTTGCTCCAACTGTTTCAGAACAGTACCGAGAGCGGATTCAGAAAAAGCTTCAGGAGCATCTTGGTGACTCATTTGACGAGCAGCGTGTGCTGACAGAAGTTGCGATGTTTGCAGAGAAAGCAGACATCAGTGAAGAGATTACGCGCATTAATAGCCATATTAGAGAATTTAAGGAAACGCTTGAAAGCGGTACTCAAATGGGACGTAAACTTGACTTTCTTGTCCAAGAATTAAACAGGGAAGGCAACACGATAGGAGCAAAAGCTCATAGCAGCAGCATTGCTAGTTTAGTTATTGATATAAAGACAAATCTAGAACGAATTAAAGAGCAAGTGCAAAATATTGAATAG
- a CDS encoding DUF370 domain-containing protein: MNSKFINVGFGNFVSSGRIISVVHPESAPIKRMIQDAKERSTLIDATLGRKTRSVIIMDSEHVILAPVQPETISQRLESKGEQLTEG, encoded by the coding sequence ATGAACAGCAAGTTTATTAATGTTGGTTTTGGAAATTTTGTATCATCAGGGCGAATTATTTCTGTTGTGCACCCTGAATCAGCCCCAATTAAAAGAATGATTCAAGATGCAAAAGAAAGAAGTACACTTATTGATGCAACGCTTGGTCGGAAAACACGATCAGTTATTATTATGGACAGTGAACATGTTATTTTAGCTCCTGTTCAACCAGAAACCATTTCACAACGACTTGAATCAAAAGGTGAACAACTGACGGAAGGGTAA
- the gmk gene encoding guanylate kinase: MKEKGILIVLSGPSGVGKGTVRKALFSEEELSLQYSISATTRKPREGEVHGVDYLFKERVEFEEMIKNDQLLEWAEYVGNYYGTPVEYVQKTLDEGKDVFLEIEVQGAMQVKKAFPEGLFIFLAPPSLSELRNRIVTRGTESEDLIHNRLTAAKEEIEMMDSYDYVVENDKVEHACDKIKAIVTAEHCKRSRVAPRYKKLLEVE; encoded by the coding sequence ATGAAAGAAAAAGGAATTTTAATCGTCCTTTCAGGACCATCAGGTGTTGGAAAAGGTACGGTACGCAAAGCATTATTTTCGGAGGAAGAGCTTTCTCTTCAATATTCTATTTCAGCAACAACTCGTAAGCCACGTGAAGGAGAAGTGCATGGCGTGGATTACTTGTTCAAAGAGCGCGTAGAATTTGAAGAAATGATCAAAAATGATCAACTGCTTGAATGGGCAGAATACGTAGGAAACTATTACGGAACGCCTGTTGAATATGTTCAAAAAACGCTTGATGAAGGAAAAGACGTATTTTTAGAAATTGAAGTACAAGGGGCAATGCAAGTTAAGAAAGCATTTCCTGAAGGGCTTTTCATCTTTTTAGCTCCACCAAGCCTTTCAGAGCTTCGCAATCGTATTGTAACAAGAGGAACTGAGTCTGAAGACCTTATTCATAACCGCTTAACAGCTGCAAAAGAAGAAATCGAAATGATGGATTCTTATGATTATGTAGTCGAAAATGACAAAGTCGAGCATGCTTGTGATAAAATTAAAGCAATCGTAACGGCAGAACATTGCAAACGTTCACGAGTAGCTCCTCGCTATAAAAAATTACTGGAGGTTGAATGA
- the rpoZ gene encoding DNA-directed RNA polymerase subunit omega yields the protein MLYPSIDTLMTKLDSKYTLVTVAAKRARSLQEYNDLMVENPVSDKFVGCALEEINAGVLHFEKSEN from the coding sequence ATGTTATATCCATCAATTGACACACTTATGACAAAGCTTGATTCAAAATATACGCTTGTAACAGTTGCAGCAAAACGTGCTCGCAGCTTACAGGAATATAACGACCTTATGGTTGAAAATCCAGTATCAGACAAGTTTGTAGGATGTGCGCTTGAAGAAATCAATGCAGGTGTTCTACATTTTGAAAAATCGGAAAACTAA
- the coaBC gene encoding bifunctional phosphopantothenoylcysteine decarboxylase/phosphopantothenate--cysteine ligase CoaBC, with the protein MEGKRIVLGVSGGIAAYKAAALTSKLIQSGAEVRVIMTESATKFITPLTFQALSRNHVYTDTFLEKDPTVISHIDVADWADLIIVAPATANTIGKLANGLGDDMLTTTLLATTAPVWIAPAMNVHMYDNKAVQRNIMTLYNDGYRFIEPSAGYLACGYIGRGRLEEPEKIVELVKEHFAPKKEQLLGGEKIVITAGPTRENIDPVRFFSNRSTGKMGYALAQAAKDLGADVTLISGPTNLTPPTGVTFVEVESAANMLDAVMNVFNDASVVIKSAAVADYHPKVTFGQKMKKKDGDLAIEMERTTDILKTLGQKKDGQLLVGFAAETEHVEEYAMKKLQTKNADLIVANNVSTEGAGFGGDTNIVTLFYKDGHHQDLPLLSKKDVSERIMNEVVNLLKERSK; encoded by the coding sequence TTGGAAGGAAAACGTATTGTATTAGGAGTAAGCGGAGGAATTGCCGCTTATAAAGCAGCTGCTTTAACAAGTAAGCTCATTCAGAGTGGAGCAGAAGTAAGAGTGATAATGACAGAATCAGCAACAAAGTTTATTACACCCCTCACATTTCAGGCACTGTCACGAAATCACGTTTATACAGATACTTTTTTAGAAAAAGATCCAACCGTTATTTCACACATTGATGTTGCAGATTGGGCAGACTTGATTATTGTAGCTCCAGCAACAGCTAATACGATCGGAAAGTTAGCGAATGGGCTTGGAGATGATATGCTTACAACAACACTTTTAGCTACAACGGCTCCTGTTTGGATTGCTCCTGCGATGAACGTGCATATGTATGATAACAAAGCTGTTCAGCGTAATATTATGACGCTTTATAATGATGGCTATCGCTTTATTGAACCATCAGCAGGGTATCTTGCCTGCGGGTATATTGGTAGAGGAAGACTTGAAGAGCCAGAGAAAATTGTCGAGCTTGTAAAAGAGCACTTTGCGCCGAAAAAAGAACAGCTTCTCGGTGGAGAAAAAATTGTGATTACGGCAGGGCCAACGCGTGAAAACATAGACCCCGTGCGCTTTTTTTCAAACCGTTCAACAGGTAAAATGGGCTACGCTTTAGCGCAGGCTGCTAAAGATCTTGGAGCGGACGTTACCCTTATTAGCGGCCCGACAAACTTAACGCCTCCAACAGGTGTTACATTTGTGGAAGTTGAAAGTGCTGCAAACATGCTTGACGCCGTTATGAACGTTTTTAACGATGCTTCTGTTGTCATTAAATCAGCTGCTGTAGCTGATTATCATCCAAAAGTAACTTTTGGACAGAAGATGAAGAAGAAAGACGGAGATTTAGCGATCGAAATGGAACGAACAACAGATATTTTAAAAACGCTTGGACAAAAGAAAGATGGTCAGTTGTTAGTTGGATTCGCAGCAGAAACAGAGCATGTTGAAGAATATGCTATGAAAAAGCTTCAAACAAAAAATGCTGACCTTATTGTCGCTAATAATGTTTCAACAGAAGGTGCAGGCTTTGGGGGAGATACAAATATAGTGACGCTCTTCTATAAAGATGGACATCATCAAGACCTTCCACTGCTTTCGAAAAAAGATGTGAGCGAAAGAATTATGAATGAAGTTGTGAACTTATTAAAGGAACGGTCAAAATGA
- the priA gene encoding primosomal protein N', with product MKVASIIVDVLAKGTDRPFDYIIPQSLEDIVVKGMRVIVPFGPRKIQGFVINIKESSDVARLKEIDEMVDLQPVLTEELLSLGKWLTEETLCYAMSAFQAMLPAAMKAKYDKEISLPSEEVKQQLHESVRPLFSKGSIRFSDVKNHPAAPYLLKDISKNFLDVTYIVKNRVNKKMMRGVMLSSSMKQEDIEKYRDGLGKKGEKQKVVLQYMLAQKEKMSVKHLKDELGITDAPIKSLISKGFLEKIEIELYRNPFAEREFQKTSALPLTEEQSKVIKPIHTSIEEDKHNVFLLYGVTGSGKTEVYLQSIQRVLEKGEEAIVLVPEISLTPQMVTRFKGRFGSKVAVLHSGLSAGEKYDEWRKIQRGEVSVVVGARSAIFAPFKNLGIIIIDEEHESSYKQEENPRYHARDVAIYRGKYHNCPVVLGSATPTLESFARGSKGNYRLLTLSKRMNNAQMPGVEKVDMREELRNGNRSMFSTVLFEKMKDRLAKGEQIVLMLNKRGHSSFIMCRDCGFVPTCPHCEISLTYHRHQNLMKCHYCGHQEQLAIKCPECESDHIRYFGTGTQKVEEELTKVIPEASVVRMDVDTTSRKGSHEKLLAKFESGQAQILLGTQMIAKGLDFENVTLVGVLSADTMLHLPDFRASEKTFQLLTQVSGRAGRHSLPGEVVIQTYTPEHYSIDLASHHDYDAFYKKEMIMRKMLKYPPFYYLALVTVAHENMAVAMGETDKIASFLQNKLSSNAIILGAVPSPIAKIKDRYRYQCMIKYRNEPDLFSSLHFLLEQYKGKMQKQNLTINVDLNPYVMM from the coding sequence ATGAAAGTAGCAAGTATTATTGTAGATGTTTTAGCAAAAGGAACGGATCGCCCTTTTGACTACATTATTCCACAAAGTCTAGAAGACATTGTTGTAAAAGGAATGCGTGTTATTGTTCCATTCGGTCCTCGTAAAATTCAAGGTTTTGTGATTAATATAAAAGAAAGTTCAGATGTTGCTCGCTTAAAAGAAATTGACGAGATGGTTGATCTTCAGCCTGTTTTAACAGAGGAGCTGCTTAGTCTTGGGAAATGGTTGACAGAAGAAACACTATGTTATGCAATGTCAGCTTTTCAAGCGATGCTTCCTGCAGCAATGAAAGCAAAGTACGATAAAGAAATCTCACTTCCTTCTGAAGAGGTAAAGCAACAACTTCATGAAAGTGTGCGGCCTCTTTTTTCAAAAGGAAGCATTAGGTTTAGCGATGTGAAAAACCATCCTGCCGCTCCTTATCTTTTAAAAGACATAAGTAAGAACTTTTTAGATGTCACGTATATTGTTAAAAATAGAGTGAATAAAAAAATGATGAGAGGCGTTATGCTCTCGTCTTCTATGAAACAAGAAGACATTGAAAAGTATAGGGATGGACTGGGCAAAAAAGGTGAAAAGCAAAAGGTTGTTCTTCAATATATGCTCGCCCAAAAGGAAAAGATGAGCGTAAAGCACTTGAAAGACGAGCTTGGGATTACAGATGCTCCTATTAAGTCACTTATCTCAAAAGGTTTCCTAGAAAAGATTGAGATTGAGCTGTATAGAAATCCATTTGCAGAAAGAGAGTTTCAAAAAACAAGCGCCCTTCCTCTTACAGAAGAGCAAAGCAAAGTTATTAAACCTATTCATACAAGTATTGAAGAAGATAAGCATAACGTATTTCTTTTGTATGGGGTAACAGGAAGCGGAAAGACAGAGGTATACCTTCAATCTATTCAGCGTGTTCTTGAAAAAGGAGAAGAAGCGATTGTTCTTGTTCCTGAAATTTCGCTCACACCTCAAATGGTCACAAGATTTAAAGGGCGATTTGGTTCAAAGGTCGCTGTCCTCCACAGTGGACTTTCAGCAGGAGAAAAATACGATGAGTGGCGCAAAATTCAGCGAGGAGAAGTGTCAGTTGTTGTTGGAGCTCGTTCTGCTATCTTTGCACCATTTAAAAACTTGGGCATTATTATTATTGATGAAGAACATGAATCAAGCTATAAGCAGGAAGAAAACCCGCGCTATCATGCAAGAGATGTTGCCATTTATCGAGGGAAGTATCACAATTGTCCTGTTGTTCTCGGAAGTGCAACGCCAACGCTTGAATCATTTGCGAGAGGAAGCAAAGGGAATTATAGACTTTTAACACTTTCTAAGCGTATGAATAATGCCCAAATGCCCGGAGTTGAAAAAGTGGATATGAGAGAAGAACTTCGTAATGGCAACCGTTCTATGTTCTCGACCGTTCTGTTTGAAAAAATGAAGGATCGATTAGCAAAAGGAGAGCAAATTGTGCTTATGTTAAATAAGCGCGGTCATTCTTCTTTTATCATGTGCAGAGACTGTGGTTTTGTGCCTACTTGTCCACATTGTGAAATTTCGTTAACATATCATAGACATCAGAACTTAATGAAATGCCATTATTGTGGACATCAAGAGCAACTTGCAATAAAATGCCCTGAATGTGAAAGTGATCATATCCGCTATTTTGGAACAGGTACTCAAAAAGTGGAAGAAGAGCTTACTAAGGTGATTCCAGAGGCATCTGTTGTGAGAATGGATGTTGATACAACGAGCCGCAAAGGCTCACATGAAAAGCTGCTTGCTAAATTTGAAAGTGGCCAAGCCCAAATCTTACTTGGTACCCAAATGATTGCAAAGGGCCTTGATTTTGAAAATGTAACACTTGTTGGTGTTCTCTCAGCAGATACAATGCTTCACCTTCCAGACTTCAGAGCATCTGAAAAAACATTTCAGCTTCTGACTCAAGTAAGCGGTAGAGCAGGGCGCCACTCTCTGCCAGGAGAGGTTGTTATTCAGACGTATACGCCTGAACATTACAGCATTGATCTTGCGAGTCATCATGACTATGATGCTTTTTATAAAAAAGAGATGATAATGCGAAAGATGCTGAAGTATCCGCCTTTTTATTATTTGGCACTTGTGACAGTAGCACATGAAAATATGGCTGTTGCAATGGGAGAAACGGATAAAATCGCATCCTTCTTACAAAACAAGCTGTCTTCTAATGCTATCATTCTTGGCGCTGTGCCATCTCCCATTGCAAAAATTAAGGATAGATATCGTTATCAATGCATGATAAAATATAGAAACGAACCAGACCTTTTTTCTTCTCTGCACTTTTTATTAGAGCAGTATAAAGGAAAAATGCAAAAGCAAAATTTAACAATAAACGTTGATTTGAACCCTTACGTTATGATGTAA